A genomic segment from Gadus morhua chromosome 4, gadMor3.0, whole genome shotgun sequence encodes:
- the LOC115542187 gene encoding small nuclear ribonucleoprotein Sm D3 codes for MSIGVPIKVLHEAEGHIVTCETNTGEVYRGKLIEAEDNMNCQMSNITVTYRDGRVAQLEQVYIRGSKIRFLILPDMLKNAPMLKSMKNKNQGSGAGRGKAAILKAQVAARGRGRGGMGRGNIFQKRR; via the exons ATGTCTATCGGCGTGCCTATCAAGGTTCTCCATGAAGCGGAGGGACACATCGTGACCTGTGAGACGAACACTGGGGAGGTGTACAGGGGCAAGCTCATTGAAGCCGAAGACAACATGAACTGCCAA ATGTCCAACATCACTGTGACCTACCGCGATGGGAGAGTAGCCCAGCTGGAGCAGGTCTACATCCGTGGGAGCAAGATCCGCTTTCTCATCCTACCAGACATGTTAAAGAATGCACCCATGTTAAAGAGCATGAAGAACAAGAACCAGGGATCAGGGGCCGGGAGGGGCAAGGCGGCCATTCTCAAAGCTCAAG TGGCGGCCAGAGGTCGGGGTCGTGGAGGAATGGGAAGAGGCAACATCTTCCAGAAAAGGCGATAA
- the LOC115541344 gene encoding LOW QUALITY PROTEIN: calcium/calmodulin-dependent protein kinase kinase 2-like (The sequence of the model RefSeq protein was modified relative to this genomic sequence to represent the inferred CDS: deleted 2 bases in 1 codon) — MFPCHTSSWSSTQHPVPCGPSQPPPPAQQTQTQPLPDLLCSCPAPALTAVLPACPPANSDPMESLIVITEYEPTCRTPSGDEEVEDMDSSETPDPARPLLAPESCDLLLSHSVGGALLAAPPRGRLNMSDRKLSLQERSPTATSPCGSPGLDGRYIYPSLPYSPVTSPHSSPRLPRRPTVESHRVSITDLQDCVQLNQYKLKDEIGKGSYGVVKLAYNEDDNTYYAMKVLSKKKLMRQAGFPRRPPPRGAKIPEGMPQPKGPLERVYQEIAILKKLDHPNVVKLVEVLDDPSEDHLYMVFELVKKGAVMEVPAEKPFNEDQARFYFKDLLRGMEFLHYQKIIHRDIKPSNLLVGEDGHIKIADFGVSNQFEGADALLTSTVGTPAFLAPETLSETRKNFSGKALDIWAMGVTLYCFLFGVCPFMDERILSLHQKIKSQPVELPPHAEISEDVKDLLLKMLDKNPESRISVPQIKVHPWVTRQGAEPLPLDDDHCCLLIEVTEEEVENSVKHIPSLATVILVRTMLRKRSFGNPFDWGRREDRGSQNAPAPCCHYSTTKHPFLLHAHQPTERLLFGLENAI; from the exons ATGTTCCCCTGCCACacgtcctcctggtcctccaccCAGCATCCGGTGCCCTGCGGCCCCAGCCAGCCCCCTCCACCAGCCCAGCAGACCCAGACTCAGCCCCTGCCTGACCTGCTGTGCAGCTGCCCGGCGCCCGCCCTGACCGCCGTGCTCCCCGCGTGCCCTCCGGCCAACTCCGACCCCATGGAGTCCCTGATCGTCATCACGGAGTACGAGCCCACCTGCCGGACCCCC AGCGGGGACGAGGAG GTGGAGGACATGGACAGTTCCGAGACCCCCGACCCCGCCCGGCCGCTGCTGGCCCCTGAATCCTGCGACCTCCTGCTGTCCCACAGCGTGGGGGGGGCGCTGCTGGCTGCACCCCCCAGGGGACGGCTCAACATGTCGGACAGGAAGCTGTCCCTCCAGGAGCGCTCGCCGACCGCCACCTCCCCCTGCGGCTCCCCGGGCCTCGACGGACGCTACATCTACCCCTCGCTGCCCTACTCCCCCGTcacctccccccactcctccccacGGCTCCCCCGCCGGCCCACCGTGGAGTCCCACCGCGTCTCCATCACAGACCTCCAG GACTGTGTTCAACTCAACCAGTACAAGCTGAAAGACGAGATCGGAaag GGTTCCTATGGTGTTGTCAAGCTGGCCTACAATGAAGATGACAACACGTACTAT GCGATGAAAGTGCTGTCCAAGAAGAAGCTGATGAGACAGGCGGGGTTCCCAC GAAGACCTCCGCCGCGAGGAGCTAAAATCCCAGAGGGCATGCCTCAACCCAAAGGACCCCTGGAAAGGGTATACCAGGAGATTGCCATCCTTAAAAAGCTGGACCATCCCAACGTGGTTAAGCTTGTTGAG GTTTTGGATGACCCTAGTGAGGACCATCTGTACATGG TGTTTGAGCTGGTGAAGAAAGG gGCTGTGATGGAAGTTCCGGCTGAAAAGCCTTTCAACGAGGACCAAGCCCGCTTCTACTTCAAGGACCTTCTCAGGGGAATGGAGTTCT TGCATTACCAGAAGATCATCCACCGAGACATCAAGCCGTCCAACCTGCTGGTGGGGGAGGATGGCCACATCAAGATCGCTGACTTCGGGGTCAGTAACCAGTTCGAGGGGGCTGATGCTCTGCTGACAAGCACGGTTGGGACGCCCGCCTTCCTCGCCCCTGAGACCCTATCGGAGACCAGGAAGAACTTCTCTGGCAAG GCGCTGGACATCTGGGCCATGGGAGTGACTCTTTATTGTTTCCTCTTTGGAGTG TGTCCATTCATGGATGAGCGCATCCTGAGTCTTCACCAGAAGATAAAGAGCCAGCCGGTGGAGCTGCCACCGCA CGCGGAGATATCGGAGGACGTGAAGGACCTCCTCCTGAAGATGCTGGACAAGAACCCAGAGTCCAGGATCTCCGTCCCCCAGATCaag gtgcacCCGTGGGTGACCAGGCAGGGCGCAGAGCCACTGCCGCTGGACGACGACCACTGCTGCCTGCTGAtcgaggtgacggaggaggaggtggagaactcGGTGAAGCACATCCCCAGTCTGGCCACGGTG ATACTGGTGCGGACCATGCTGAGGAAGCGGTCCTTCGGGAACCCCTTCGACTGGGGCCGCAGGGAGGACCGCGGGAGCCAGAACGCCCCGGCCCCCTGCTGTC ACTACAGCACCACCAAGCACCCCTTTTTACTTCACGCTCACCAACCCACGGAACGGCTCCTCTTCGGGCTGGAGAACGCCATCTGA
- the LOC115542188 gene encoding uncharacterized protein LOC115542188 isoform X2 codes for MRDRYLKEVRTELKSKQQGELVPSRWKYRQRLNFLAPFTGTRNGISENFINNNGEDHSPPDLDTLAADSPMSPAPTRRTRAIAKAPATQPESQSQAAFATPSSSPESQNNQWGTLGATGKKRKDLAKETLASADGVAPSKKSVGRTQDEDELFLLSFVPTLKRLAPQKRCETKMKIQQILYEAEFSLPELAPKRESIKLN; via the coding sequence ATGAGAGACCGTTATTTAAAGGAGGTTCGAACGGAGCTCAAGAGCAAGCAGCAAGGGGAGCTGGTTCCCAGTCGATGGAAATACAGACAGCGGCTCAACTTCCTTGCCCCTTTTACCGGCACAAGAAACGGCATATCAGAGAACTTCATCAACAACAACGGGGAAGACCACTCCCCTCCTGACCTGGACACCCTGGCCGCAGACAGCCCCATGTCCCCTGCCCCAACGAGGAGGACCCGCGCCATCGCAAAGGCCCCCGCGACCCAGCCAGAGTCCCAGTCCCAGGCAGCGTTTGCGACCCCGTCCTCTTCACCCGAGTCACAGAACAACCAGTGGGGGACGCTTGGCGCTACTGGGAAAAAGAGGAAGGACTTGGCGAAAGAAACATTAGCCTCTGCTGATGGCGTGGCACCTTCAAAAAAGTCAGTGGGCAGGACACAGGACGAGGACGAACTGTTTCTGCTCAGCTTTGTTCCCACCTTGAAGCGCCTTGCTCCTCAAAAAAGATGCGAGACTAAAATGAAGATCCAGCAGATCCTGTATGAGGCTGAATTCAGCCTACCAGAGCTTGCTCCAAAGAGAGAAtcaataaaattaaattaa
- the LOC115542188 gene encoding uncharacterized protein LOC115542188 isoform X1, which translates to MDDKLIMSVFNFPELYNVTLPTYRCTETRINAWRSISTLMGVPSEECKRRWKNMRDRYLKEVRTELKSKQQGELVPSRWKYRQRLNFLAPFTGTRNGISENFINNNGEDHSPPDLDTLAADSPMSPAPTRRTRAIAKAPATQPESQSQAAFATPSSSPESQNNQWGTLGATGKKRKDLAKETLASADGVAPSKKSVGRTQDEDELFLLSFVPTLKRLAPQKRCETKMKIQQILYEAEFSLPELAPKRESIKLN; encoded by the exons ATGGACGATAAGTTGATAATGTCTGTATTTAATTTCCCCGAGCTCTATAACGTAACTTTACCGACTTACCGCTGCACAGAAACTCGAATAAATGCCTGGAGAAGCATCAGCACCCTAATGGGGGTCCCAT CTGAAGAATGCAAAAGAAGATGGAAGAATATGAGAGACCGTTATTTAAAGGAGGTTCGAACGGAGCTCAAGAGCAAGCAGCAAGGGGAGCTGGTTCCCAGTCGATGGAAATACAGACAGCGGCTCAACTTCCTTGCCCCTTTTACCGGCACAAGAAACGGCATATCAGAGAACTTCATCAACAACAACGGGGAAGACCACTCCCCTCCTGACCTGGACACCCTGGCCGCAGACAGCCCCATGTCCCCTGCCCCAACGAGGAGGACCCGCGCCATCGCAAAGGCCCCCGCGACCCAGCCAGAGTCCCAGTCCCAGGCAGCGTTTGCGACCCCGTCCTCTTCACCCGAGTCACAGAACAACCAGTGGGGGACGCTTGGCGCTACTGGGAAAAAGAGGAAGGACTTGGCGAAAGAAACATTAGCCTCTGCTGATGGCGTGGCACCTTCAAAAAAGTCAGTGGGCAGGACACAGGACGAGGACGAACTGTTTCTGCTCAGCTTTGTTCCCACCTTGAAGCGCCTTGCTCCTCAAAAAAGATGCGAGACTAAAATGAAGATCCAGCAGATCCTGTATGAGGCTGAATTCAGCCTACCAGAGCTTGCTCCAAAGAGAGAAtcaataaaattaaattaa